A window of Waddliaceae bacterium genomic DNA:
GGATGCTCTTCGATATACGGTGGGAACCTCCCAACGACACCATGGACGCATACTAAAGAAGGGCGTGGGCCAGCATGGGCGAACTCCCTCTTCGAAGACAACGCCGAGTTCGGGTTTGGATTCCTCATCGCCAGCGAAAAACGTACTGCCATGGCTAAAATCCTTGTAAAAGATCTCGCCGGCGAAATCGGCGAAGACCTCGCTCGCGACCTTGTCGATGCCGAACAAAACACCGAAGAAGAGATACAAAACCAGCACGGCCGTGTAGCGGCTCTTAAGGAGAAACTACAGAACAGCGAAGACAAAAAAGCAAAACATCTGGTGTCCCTTGCCGACAACCTTCTAAAAAGAAGTATATGGACAGTAGGCGGTGACGGATGGGCATACGACATAGGATATGGTGGCTTAGACCACGCCCTGGCATCAGGGAAGAATGTAAAAGTCCTTGTCCTTGACACAGAGGTGTATTCCAACACCGGTGGGCAGATGTCGAAAGCAACTCCACGTGCTGCCGTAGCGAAGTTCGCCGCCGGCGGGAAAAAGGGTGCCAAGAAAGACCTCGCCATGATGATGACGACATACGGAAACATATACGTAGCACGTATCGCCATGGGAGCAAACCAAAGACAGGCGATACAGGCGATACGCGAAGCTGAAGAGCATGACGGCCCAGCAATAGTAGTGGCATATTCGCAGTGTATAGCACACGGCATCGATATGCGCAAAGGTATGAACCAGCAAAAGCTCGCAGTAGAATGCGGATACTGGCCGCTCATGCGCTACAATCCAAAACTCGTCGAAGAAGGGAAGAACCCCTTCGTCCTAGACTCCAAAAAACCGACGATACCACTGAAAGACTACGCCTACAACGAAGTAAGGTATACGACGCTAATAAAAAGCGATCCAGAAGAGGCAGCACGCCTCCTGGAACTCGCACAGAAAGATGTCGACGACAAGTGGAAAACATACGAAACACGTGCATCACAAGGGTAATGTTAAGGACTCCGCGGTTAAGGGTGCTCCGCGCACCCTTAACAATCCCGCGCCAAAGGGAAAACTTCCCTTTGGAAACCCGCGACAAAGCAAAAAAGAAAAGCCGAAACGCCTTTTCTTTTTTGCTTTGTCTTTGCCGTCATCACTATCGAAACGATGGCGATGAGAGTTGGACCCTCTGTGAAAACTCTGTGATTCCTCCGCGTACTCTGTGGTGAAAAATCCTATTCTTTTTCTATCCGCTAAACGCTATAACTATACGCTATTTTATTCGTCGGGAATTGGCGCATCGTAGCTGTGGTATTCTATGTCTTCGTCGCTGAGCTTTTCACCTTCGGGAGAGACGAGTATTCCATCTTTGGCATTGGCAATGTTGTGGATGGTGAAAATATTGTTGCCTTCGTGGACGACGTCGTAGAAAGAGAAATCTATCTTCGGGAAAAGCTCCGGCAATAGATTCATGGCGACGACGAGGTTGTCGTCGTTGTCGTCGTAGAATGACACAGATTTTATAGTATTTTCATGAGAAGTGTATAGGTGTAATATCGCTTCGATGATGAGGGCTTTCTTCTGCGCTATAGTAATATGGTGTTCGCTGTATCCGATAGTATCGCCGATGGTGGCGTTGTTTACGGCGAAGACACCGTTGATGTCGATGCCGAGGTTTAGGAAGTAGTCTTCCATGGCGGCGGCGACATCGTCATCGCTGCGTGCTGTGATGATATATTCACGGTTTTTCGACATCTTATCGGAAGACATAAGAACGGCGACCATAGAATCTATGGTTTCGGTGACATCGAGAGCGACGACAGATCCCATCTCCATATAATCGACTTCTATACTGTCCCAAGGCAAGGAAGGAAGCTCTTGTTTTAGCAGCTGCAGCGACGAAAAAGCTCCGCGGTTGGGAAGACGTAGCAAGGTGCCATCTTTGGGGTCTTTGACAAGCTGACCAGTCGATGTATCGCGTAAGAGTATCGGCGTCATCGTCTTTAAAAGCGTGTGGTCGGCATCGGTGAAGATGATATTCTCTATGCCGATATTATCGACGTCTTTGCCTTGCTGGTCGAGTATCGTAGCAACGCCTTCGGCGGCAGCAGCGACATCGAAGTCTTCAGGATACCACCCCTGTACAGCAGTACCACCATAAAGTGATGTTATAAACAAAAAGAAAGGAATGAAATATTTTGTCATGGCATATGAAGGGGTTATGTTCTTAAAGCCCCATCATATGAAAAGATACAAAAAAAGATATATTATTTTTCTGAAGGCGGATTTTTTATGGGCTTGAATGCGCTTGCTAAGAGCGAAGGAGATTTTCGCGCTGGCCTTACATCGGCTCTCGTAAAAGTTAAACTTGCTACATCTTGAACATCTTGCGTTGTTGGTTTTTCGCCTTTTTGCGTATCAATGCCGTCATTAGCAGGAGCATGAAGCAAATCGAGAGGATTCTTTGAAAAATATACTTGTTTAAGGTTGCATTCTAACATAACAGTTTATTTCTTTTGTTGTTGTTTTCGGAATAAAAAGTATAACACATGGTTATTAATAATTGAAAGAATATTCTCTGAAGGTTAAGGTGGTATAACTTTAAATTTCAGGAGACATATTATGCAATCTTTTCCTAACATTTCTTTTGAACTTGAGTACCCCAATGCCACTTTGCAGCACGCGTGTGTAGGTTGTTGCAATACGGCAAATGTCAATGTTGGAGATAGAGCACACGTCGACGGTACTGTAGAGTTTCAGATGATATCGCAAAGTAGCACATATGGTGCTGAAGAAGATCAGCCTCGTGATGCGGAAGCTGTCACGAAAAAACTCCGAGAAGCAATAAAACAGAAGCTTGATGGTAACAAAGAAAGGTTCGGTAATTTCCAAGTGGCATGTGGCGTAGATTTTGGTTCGTGTTTAAATCGTCGTGTATCACGGTGTGGACGCCGAGGGATGAGTAGAAAAGAGTTCGATCGTGTTGAGCGGTTCGACACACACTATGATGGTGGTAGTGTAAATAGTAGGATATGTTTTCTTGCTAATAAGATAATTCGTTTACGAAAAACTTTTGATGGTATAAACAAGATATCGGCAACAACATTGCACGAGAAAATCTTTAAAAATAGCGAAGAAGTTAAAAAGCTTCTAAGCTCTCGAGAGATAAAAGTGCTTCTTAAAGAAGTAGGCGTGGAAAAGATGGGCGCGATAGCGCAACGCGATGATACTTCCATACTATCTGCCGGCCAGATACGCGATCTTTTTAATGTGACAACAAAGGTATATAGAAGAGAAAGAGATTTCTACGAGGCCAAGGTTCCAGTGCGAGCTTTTGGCGATACGGTAAAGCAGTCAGTGAAAGAGGCGTTTGGTAAAGGTATAGCAGAGCTCACAACGAAGAAGATAGCAGTCGATGATGATGAGACAGTGAGGCGACAAAAGTTTTCCTCTATCGTCGGCCTTGCAGAGAAAACGCTTGAAAATTACCTGTATTATCTTTTCTGGGGAATAAAGCGGTGTGCGTTTGATAGCATGGCAAAGGTCACAATAGAACAGAGGATAACAGATTCAGAAGAAGAATATATCGAAGGCTTTGAGTTTCCAGTAGCGCTTATAAGTGAGATAATAGAAAGCTTCTCTATGGAACAGCTTCGTACGATACACGATAGAGATTTTGCGTGGAAAAATCTAACGAGAGTGCTTTTTGAGAAACTTATGCATATAGCAAAAAAGCTTCCCGAGATTCTTCCTGACTACGTTCAAGAACAGGTGACGGAAGGCTCTCGTGAAAGCATTTTCATGACACCGATAGATTTCTTTGCTACGGCGATGGAAAAAGCCCCTCCACCCGCGCCCGAAGTAGTAAAAAAAGCGAAGTCGGTAATGTCGTTTTTGGAATGTTGCTCGTGTATGGACGGCGCAAAAGAATCAATACGACAGCGTTTCCGAAGAACCGAATGGATTAGACCTCTTGCATATCCTCCGGCTAAACAAGACGAAAGATATTCTCCAGACAGAAGATATACAGATATTATTTGGGAAAAAATAGATGATTGGACAGATGAAAAAGTATGTCATGGAGATGTCGCTCCTGACGAGTGTGCTGGCATAGCAGCAGAAATTAATAGGATCTTCATGACGAAGAGCGCATATGAGCATTATCCTAGAAGAGAAATGCGAGAAGATCAACTTCCAAGCGACATCGATAAGCATGTTGAACTTTTCAGAATAAAACATGCCTAAGAAAAAGCCCTTTTGCAACGACTACGTGATGCTTAGCCGTGCGCTGATCATTGATCATTGTTTTCGTTCTTCACCATAATAGTTCGCGATCGTGGGTGCGAAAGCTTTTCGTTGATATCTTTTAGCACGCTGTATTCTGCGGCGTCGAAAAGCGCCGGCAGTATTTTCGTCGTATGTATTAATGTTATGGTGTTGTCGTCGTATGATGACGATACCACGATATCGCCAGCGTTATTGGGAAGCTCGTAGCGGAGGTCTTCTGGTGCAATGAGAATCTCGGTATAGCCTTCCGGCAGCGTTATCGTCGTCAATATCGTAATATCGAGAGAGCTGTCCCACAGAAGAGGGATAGTCCTTTTTTCTGAAGATGTAGGGAAAAGCTCTTTAAGGGTGTGTGGCAGTGTGAAGTACATATTTTCGTTGTCGACGACAGCGAAGTTGTCGATGGCTATATTGATAGACATCGTTCCGGGATGTTTTGAGAAGTTGATAGTGATATCATCGACGACCGTTGCCGAGGTAGAAAATGTTGCTGCGATATCATTTTGATAGCGGCGGAGGTCTTCGGGGGACATCGCGTCGAACATGTCCTTCATATTCTGATATCCTACGCCGTAGAATGCCTTATTATATGTTATTGTCGCTGCGCCGGTGTCGTCTAGGGAGATATTGTAGGAGTCATATTTTCTTTCTTTTGTGTCGGGAAGAGACCCTATGGTAATAAGCTCTGCATCGTCGATGACGATGCCGAGGAAGCCGTTGTGAGGCGTCGTCCCTATGGCAGCATGCCGTGAGGTGTCATTGAGATAAACGTATCCTTCTTCATGAGGAACCCTTACGAGAATTTCTCCGAATAACGTGAAATCAGGAAGGCCTTGTACATGGTTCTTTATGATGTCGATGTCTGTGGAATACGATGCCATGACGAATTCAGGGTCGAGGCCTCCGGCAGAAAGGATGCTATATAAGACGATGGCACGATCGGCGCTATGTCCGTATCCGTCGTTTAGAGTTTTTGCCGCTGGCGATATCGCCGACAGTGGCATATCATAAAATGCTATAGGAACAAGGCGTACCTTCTTATCGACGTAGTCCCTGACGGCGGCAATTACAGCTTTATCATCGTCGAAGTCTGAGGTGATTTTGTCGAAAAGATCTTCCATAGCGTCAGCGTCATCGACGGCGGAATGCAGCGTTTTACTGACGACAGGAGCATATTTTTCCCACGTTCCGGATGAGCAGAGGACGGTGGGATTGTAGCAATACCATGGAGGAGGCAGTGAGCTTTCTTTAGCGGAAGATATGTTATAAGCCTCCCATTGGAAGATGGTTTTATCATCGTTGTCGTCGATGCTCTCTGCTATTATACCATCGTTAGGAGCTTCGACGGCGATGCCGGCATCGGTCTTCAAAGTCTGAAGTTCGATTTTTTTTGGTGCTGTGATGGTAACCTTTTTGCTGCTGAGAGGGTCGAGATATCTGAAAGTCTCCATCGTAGAGAAGAACGGCCTTTTTGTGTATGTGTGTCTCAGCGTGTGTTCTATTGTACTGCCGATATCGACGCCAGGAAGGACTATTGTTAGAAGCTTCTCAGCAGGATATCGTGGCGCAGAGCCAACCCAAGTGGCGTCCATGATGTTTATCTCATTGTTGTTGGGGTGGTGCGTCGTGCCATCGGCGTCAGTGATGGTGATGTCGACGATATCGATATTGTCCCATGAAGGGTTATATCTTACCGTTATCTCGGAGTTGTCTTTTTTTCCGCCATAGGTAAGGACTTCTTTTTTTATGGCGACGGTCTTCGTCCAAGAATTTTCGTCGATGATGTCGTAGTCGATGAGAAGATTTTCGATGACGATATCACCATCGTCGTCATAGTATATCTCTTCGTCATTATCTTTCGACAATATCGGTACCTTACGTTGGTCATATTCTACGTCTTTAATAGTGTCTTTTAGTGAAAGATACTCTTCTGGAGAGAACTCCAGGGTTTTTATCATAAAAGTAGAGGTTTCATGGAGTTTCGTTGTCGTCCTGTCGATAGAATAATCGAGGTCTCTTTTCCAGAAAACCGTTCCGCTTTCATTTTCGACATCGTCAGGAAGAGAAATAGGCGCGCCAAAAGATTTGTCGA
This region includes:
- a CDS encoding DUF3857 domain-containing protein, which produces MKKILVFIAISFILLALLFIHSSISEERSATLVIDRAATIAASAEITAEEYPDADVVLIDSLQQVKYHHDGTYEQWDEQYFKVLTDAGRKNFLTITSFFVEPYQTEEGCTIPLVEVIKPDGTVIVIDDEATVMVDSSSIDSNIYGTNNKLVKVNVPEVDVGDTIHFIMYDNIVYPRVKDMWYDMVLFENTFPIRHMTYSVSGPKDMPLESIALKGNTSDDIISSSYEGPDSLRYTWECSDVPQVFLEPSMPSFASVAQRLLLSTTSSWEELSQWYWDISLPRYTTSSELEDAVNAIVYNVNTPEEKIEALFYWVAQNIRYSGVIAETVSPGYEPHEVTMTFEKKMGVCRDKAALLVVMLRYAGFEAYPVIIHNGPKKDIEVPMPYFNHAIVCVSIDGEYILMDPTDEMTKDLLPAYLSNKSFLVARPDGETLLTSPTAPAEDNMMVVVTNANIADSGELRAESSLTFEGINDNAYRNAFANMKESDILRFFESRIAEAIPGATLKHLSIAPTDILDTSVPLSVSITYEATDAVISGDDATIISLPHLGISRQGSNEGFGIINFILSENTSLESRVFPLDLYTTCGVYEDITLSIDKSFGAPISLPDDVENESGTVFWKRDLDYSIDRTTTKLHETSTFMIKTLEFSPEEYLSLKDTIKDVEYDQRKVPILSKDNDEEIYYDDDGDIVIENLLIDYDIIDENSWTKTVAIKKEVLTYGGKKDNSEITVRYNPSWDNIDIVDITITDADGTTHHPNNNEINIMDATWVGSAPRYPAEKLLTIVLPGVDIGSTIEHTLRHTYTKRPFFSTMETFRYLDPLSSKKVTITAPKKIELQTLKTDAGIAVEAPNDGIIAESIDDNDDKTIFQWEAYNISSAKESSLPPPWYCYNPTVLCSSGTWEKYAPVVSKTLHSAVDDADAMEDLFDKITSDFDDDKAVIAAVRDYVDKKVRLVPIAFYDMPLSAISPAAKTLNDGYGHSADRAIVLYSILSAGGLDPEFVMASYSTDIDIIKNHVQGLPDFTLFGEILVRVPHEEGYVYLNDTSRHAAIGTTPHNGFLGIVIDDAELITIGSLPDTKERKYDSYNISLDDTGAATITYNKAFYGVGYQNMKDMFDAMSPEDLRRYQNDIAATFSTSATVVDDITINFSKHPGTMSINIAIDNFAVVDNENMYFTLPHTLKELFPTSSEKRTIPLLWDSSLDITILTTITLPEGYTEILIAPEDLRYELPNNAGDIVVSSSYDDNTITLIHTTKILPALFDAAEYSVLKDINEKLSHPRSRTIMVKNENNDQ